A genomic segment from Bacteroidota bacterium encodes:
- a CDS encoding response regulator has translation MRLTLLSLVLLCVVLGVAQPVEVGTAPGNGIISLETSASVADAYDKELNFFDVVSGKKSLDFVPLSGWSKEASFTNHHFWIKTAIKNSTTDEAIYYLETARPITDIVDLYVVSSTGDTVVQHSGDAIPFDNRTFPHRKTIFKLTLKPGQTQNLFIHCKSDGEVLDLPLRLYTPDAFIADNDSYQLFFGLFYGVLLLAAITYLFFYIGLRDNSFLYYGLYVLFIGLLQFSIDGLFFQYVMPQSGWFYSRSIIITAGLSSYFLGRYAFSFLVIKQQYVKLTKAYNILYLLSGALIIMPFLGNTALQYSYPCANLVGFSILVLVLISVTTLWLAKQKVDIFFAIGIFCLVMGFIIFILKNFGALPGTFITENSTKIGTGLEIVFLSLSMANRIRLLRTEKETIQALALKRSEEMNDLKTYFMSNMSHELRTPLNAIMGVTDVMLKEVQDAKIKGNFEVIKNASVSLLNSVSDILDFSRIEKGELSLTDEVFEPAQVLLQTQNSVAMQAMHKGLVFTYKPATDLPKHFRGDAARLGQIINSLLSNAIKFTNLGEIRFEVFQKSTGNNTAELVIKVSDTGVGIPKDKMDTVFNSFIQESIDNKRKFGGLGLGLSIVKKLVDLHGGTVIIESEVNKGTCCTVTLPYEVVFVEPKAEKAKYPKDTFDLMGARILIVEDNDVNRFIMKTILSRWENTEIEFAFDGSIALEELVAKRYDIVLMDLQMPVMDGYEASERIRNGEVGEENSRIPIIAVTADTTDEAKHKVRSLGVNDFMTKPIDQHLLYEKITALLSEVA, from the coding sequence ATGAGACTTACTTTACTTTCTTTAGTACTACTTTGTGTAGTGTTGGGCGTAGCTCAACCTGTAGAGGTAGGCACAGCACCCGGTAACGGAATTATTTCATTGGAGACTTCGGCATCGGTAGCTGATGCGTACGATAAAGAACTCAATTTTTTTGATGTTGTTAGCGGCAAAAAATCCCTCGATTTCGTTCCGCTTAGCGGATGGTCGAAGGAGGCAAGTTTCACAAATCATCATTTTTGGATTAAAACCGCAATAAAAAATTCGACCACGGACGAGGCAATCTACTATCTTGAAACCGCCCGGCCTATTACTGATATTGTTGATTTGTATGTGGTATCATCCACCGGAGATACTGTTGTACAGCATTCAGGTGATGCAATCCCTTTTGATAATCGTACATTTCCTCACCGCAAAACCATATTTAAATTAACTCTTAAACCCGGGCAAACGCAAAATCTGTTTATCCATTGTAAAAGTGACGGCGAAGTGCTTGACCTGCCTTTGCGTTTATATACCCCCGATGCTTTTATTGCTGATAATGACAGCTACCAATTGTTTTTTGGTTTGTTTTACGGGGTGCTATTGTTAGCGGCCATTACGTACCTGTTTTTTTATATCGGTTTGCGCGACAACAGCTTTTTGTATTATGGTTTGTATGTGTTGTTTATCGGGCTTTTGCAGTTTTCTATAGATGGGTTGTTCTTTCAATACGTTATGCCCCAAAGCGGTTGGTTTTATTCGCGCTCTATTATTATCACCGCCGGGTTATCGTCATACTTTTTAGGCAGATACGCATTTAGTTTCTTAGTCATTAAGCAGCAGTATGTAAAGCTTACAAAAGCCTATAACATTTTGTATTTACTAAGTGGGGCGTTGATAATAATGCCTTTCTTGGGCAATACCGCGTTGCAATACAGCTACCCGTGTGCCAATTTAGTAGGTTTTTCTATTCTTGTGCTTGTTTTAATAAGCGTAACTACACTTTGGCTGGCTAAGCAAAAAGTTGATATTTTCTTTGCCATTGGTATATTTTGTTTGGTAATGGGGTTCATCATTTTCATACTCAAAAATTTTGGAGCATTACCCGGCACCTTTATTACTGAAAACAGCACTAAAATTGGCACGGGCTTAGAAATTGTTTTTTTATCCCTCTCTATGGCAAACCGCATCAGGTTGTTGCGTACAGAAAAAGAAACAATACAAGCGTTGGCATTGAAACGCTCAGAGGAGATGAACGATTTGAAAACCTATTTCATGTCGAACATGAGCCACGAGTTGCGTACACCATTGAATGCAATCATGGGTGTTACGGATGTGATGCTCAAAGAGGTGCAGGATGCAAAGATTAAAGGCAATTTTGAAGTCATTAAAAACGCATCGGTGAGTTTGTTGAATTCGGTGAGTGATATTCTTGATTTCTCAAGGATTGAAAAAGGGGAATTGAGTTTGACCGACGAGGTGTTTGAGCCCGCGCAAGTGTTGTTGCAAACCCAGAATAGTGTAGCAATGCAAGCCATGCACAAGGGTTTGGTATTTACTTACAAACCCGCTACGGATTTACCGAAACACTTTAGAGGTGATGCGGCTAGGCTGGGTCAGATTATAAACAGCTTGCTGAGTAATGCCATTAAGTTTACCAATTTAGGTGAGATACGATTTGAGGTGTTTCAAAAAAGTACAGGGAATAACACTGCCGAGTTGGTAATAAAGGTAAGCGATACGGGTGTTGGGATTCCCAAAGATAAGATGGACACAGTGTTTAATAGTTTTATCCAAGAGAGTATAGATAACAAACGCAAATTTGGCGGTTTGGGACTCGGTTTGTCTATCGTCAAAAAATTGGTCGACCTTCATGGCGGTACTGTGATTATTGAAAGCGAGGTGAATAAAGGGACTTGTTGCACTGTTACTTTGCCTTACGAGGTTGTTTTTGTTGAACCTAAAGCAGAGAAGGCAAAGTATCCTAAAGATACTTTTGATTTGATGGGAGCGAGGATTTTAATAGTGGAAGATAACGATGTGAATCGCTTTATCATGAAGACTATTCTTTCGAGGTGGGAGAATACGGAGATTGAGTTTGCGTTTGATGGCAGCATTGCTTTAGAAGAGTTGGTGGCAAAACGTTATGATATTGTATTGATGGACTTGCAAATGCCTGTGATGGATGGTTACGAAGCCTCTGAAAGGATACGGAACGGAGAGGTGGGGGAAGAGAACAGCAGGATACCTATTATAGCAGTTACTGCCGATACAACAGACGAAGCAAAACATAAAGTTAGGAGCTTGGGGGTTAATGATTTTATGACTAAACCCATCGACCAGCATTTGTTGTATGAAAAAATCACGGCGTTGCTTAGTGAAGTGGCCTGA
- a CDS encoding T9SS type A sorting domain-containing protein, whose product MQRKPLLYTLPIIAACFTIIGIGYMFNTQPDADALSTGGDEMSYNLSSRKRWEFNRLKDPNTGKIPDGIRVKELAFAASLPKADVFKKSGDIWSNMGVWNVGGRTRAIAVDATNENILIAGGATGGLWRSEDGGKSWTKTTTNTQINAITAVTQDTRAGKTNIWYASTGELSGSSASKGGAYYSGRGILKSTDGGKSWQPLTSTVVNTPQFDSDFDGSWNIITNHTSKDSDVVFVALYGGIHRSVNGGNTWQRRRGGTSGGNPSYYTDVAITKSGVLYATLSSEGPQRGIWRSVDNGTTWTSITPAAIGSTYGRMVIGLVPGHENQFYILAHNTVNLGKKTTNFRGDEEWNSLLKYTYVSGDGSGTGGIWEDRSAAIPDFPGDFEKFNAQGGYDLLVSVHPKDTNIVIIGGSGLFRSTDAFKSTSQITKIGGYAQGTKRPDFKIYENHHPDQHNFIFLNSNPDKAISTHDGGISITDNIKAGTVKWQSLNNGYVTTQFYTIAINEAVAGDHTIIGGLQDNGTLFTNKNDQRNPWNEIFSYDGAFCHVAGNGQDYYVSKQEAGLFRIRLDANNNRVQSARLDPPNLTDYRFINPWCVDPNDDKRLFLLNDTAIWRSNDVTQFPLTSYLDSSRSMGNWQEMINCRTRFEITAISMSVQPAGKLFYGTENGLLFRVDNATTGDPMPVDIKGSNFPSGNINNICIHPEDADKIIVVFTNYGIPSVFYTENGGLNWRDISGNLEQNVNGTGNGPSCRWAEFVKTNTGFGVLMATSVGLYSIPEITASTPVWVQQSPDLIGNAICEMIKIRRSDNRVVVATHGAGVFAANITQNYHLTGINNGTVPLQVSLYPNPATDYITVSVDDIAGNNAIYKIYDLSGKQLIQSPASGATTQLGVGYLTAGTYLLRIENGSKSGSTFFIKK is encoded by the coding sequence ATGCAACGTAAACCTTTACTGTACACCTTACCCATAATTGCTGCTTGCTTCACAATTATCGGCATTGGATATATGTTTAATACCCAACCCGACGCTGATGCCCTATCAACAGGCGGCGATGAAATGAGTTACAACCTAAGTTCCCGCAAGCGTTGGGAATTTAACCGACTTAAAGACCCGAATACAGGCAAAATTCCGGATGGTATCCGCGTAAAGGAACTGGCCTTTGCTGCCTCCTTGCCCAAAGCCGACGTATTTAAAAAGAGCGGTGATATTTGGAGCAACATGGGTGTGTGGAACGTAGGCGGCAGAACACGCGCTATAGCCGTGGATGCCACCAACGAAAACATATTGATTGCCGGTGGGGCAACAGGCGGTTTGTGGCGCAGCGAAGACGGAGGCAAAAGCTGGACAAAAACAACCACCAACACCCAAATAAATGCCATTACCGCGGTAACGCAAGATACCCGCGCAGGTAAAACGAATATTTGGTATGCTTCAACGGGTGAACTAAGCGGCAGTAGTGCATCAAAAGGTGGTGCTTACTATTCAGGCAGGGGAATACTAAAATCAACCGATGGTGGTAAAAGCTGGCAACCATTAACCAGCACTGTAGTTAATACACCCCAGTTTGATAGCGATTTCGACGGCTCATGGAACATAATCACCAACCACACCAGCAAAGACAGTGATGTTGTGTTTGTGGCCTTGTATGGCGGCATACACCGCAGTGTAAACGGCGGTAACACATGGCAACGCCGCCGCGGTGGCACATCAGGCGGCAACCCGTCATATTATACAGACGTAGCCATAACTAAAAGCGGGGTACTATATGCTACCCTTAGTAGCGAAGGCCCGCAAAGAGGTATTTGGCGCAGTGTTGACAATGGCACTACGTGGACCAGCATCACTCCGGCCGCAATCGGTTCAACATACGGACGTATGGTGATTGGCTTGGTTCCGGGACACGAAAACCAATTTTATATTCTAGCTCATAACACTGTGAACTTGGGTAAAAAGACTACCAATTTCAGAGGGGATGAAGAGTGGAACAGTTTGCTTAAATACACCTACGTTTCAGGCGATGGAAGCGGTACAGGCGGAATTTGGGAAGACCGTTCGGCTGCAATACCTGATTTCCCAGGCGATTTTGAGAAGTTTAATGCGCAAGGCGGATATGATTTGCTGGTGAGCGTTCACCCTAAAGACACCAATATTGTGATTATAGGCGGCTCGGGGCTTTTCCGCTCTACGGATGCTTTTAAAAGCACCTCGCAAATCACTAAAATAGGCGGGTATGCACAGGGCACAAAACGTCCTGATTTTAAGATTTATGAAAATCATCACCCCGACCAACACAATTTTATCTTCCTCAACTCAAACCCCGATAAAGCAATTTCTACCCACGACGGGGGTATATCTATTACCGACAACATAAAAGCGGGTACCGTTAAATGGCAATCGCTTAACAATGGTTATGTAACCACACAGTTTTATACCATTGCTATTAATGAAGCTGTAGCAGGAGACCACACCATTATTGGCGGCCTGCAAGATAACGGCACGTTGTTTACCAACAAAAACGACCAACGCAATCCGTGGAATGAAATCTTTAGCTACGATGGTGCTTTTTGCCATGTTGCTGGTAACGGACAGGATTATTATGTATCAAAACAAGAAGCCGGTTTGTTCCGCATTCGCTTGGATGCTAACAACAACCGTGTGCAAAGTGCACGTTTAGACCCTCCTAATCTTACCGATTACCGATTTATTAACCCTTGGTGTGTTGACCCTAATGATGATAAGCGTTTGTTTTTATTGAACGATACTGCCATTTGGCGCAGCAACGATGTAACTCAGTTCCCACTTACCAGTTATTTAGATTCATCAAGAAGCATGGGCAACTGGCAGGAAATGATTAACTGCCGCACCCGCTTTGAGATAACAGCCATCAGTATGTCAGTCCAGCCCGCTGGAAAACTCTTTTACGGCACCGAAAACGGGCTATTGTTTAGGGTAGATAATGCCACCACAGGTGACCCTATGCCTGTTGACATTAAGGGCTCGAACTTTCCTTCGGGTAACATCAACAACATTTGCATACACCCCGAAGATGCCGATAAAATTATTGTGGTGTTTACCAACTATGGTATCCCCAGTGTGTTTTACACCGAAAACGGCGGCTTAAACTGGCGTGATATTTCAGGCAACCTTGAGCAAAACGTGAACGGGACGGGCAACGGACCTTCGTGCCGTTGGGCTGAATTTGTTAAAACCAATACAGGGTTCGGCGTTTTAATGGCTACCAGTGTTGGCCTTTACAGTATTCCTGAAATTACGGCAAGCACTCCGGTGTGGGTACAACAAAGCCCCGACTTGATTGGTAATGCCATTTGCGAGATGATTAAAATACGCCGCAGCGATAATAGAGTGGTTGTTGCAACCCACGGTGCCGGGGTTTTTGCGGCCAACATAACCCAAAACTATCACCTAACGGGCATTAACAATGGCACTGTACCCTTGCAGGTATCGTTATACCCCAATCCCGCTACTGATTACATTACCGTTTCTGTAGACGACATTGCTGGCAATAACGCCATATACAAGATATACGACTTAAGCGGAAAACAACTAATACAAAGCCCCGCTAGCGGAGCAACCACCCAACTTGGTGTTGGCTATCTTACTGCCGGTACTTATTTGTTGAGAATTGAAAACGGCAGCAAAAGCGGCTCAACATTTTTCATCAAGAAATAG